The Ochotona princeps isolate mOchPri1 chromosome 1, mOchPri1.hap1, whole genome shotgun sequence genome has a segment encoding these proteins:
- the IL20RA gene encoding interleukin-20 receptor subunit alpha isoform X2 yields MFYNGIHQRVYMELMLLTVFSISSQIGPPGMTLTPEEKSVSIVLTAPEKWKKNPEDIPVSMQQIYSNLKYNVSVYNTKSKRMWFQYVTNHTLELTWLEPATLYCVQVESFVPGPPRPTQPSEKQCINTLEDQTSALKVKIIFWYVLPISVVVFLISVMGYSIYRYIHVGKEKHPANLILIYGNKFDKRFFVPAEKIMINFITFNILDDSKAPQKDVSSVEEGRDGSSVLDLGSGRLLQPQREDAEVKRLGYASHVAELLCDSADSPRDPVLIQREPLSGIIPTDQTVTMCEEDVQNDTEWEPGDQEVSTQKEASIPETSFEQQANSGPQTFLHSYTPQLRDLQHLAQARRDLEQGSEEEPLITLVDWDPHTGRLFIPSLPSFDQEPEDWAHAECAQPMEESLLSRLMEKQAPDDKPPEESETYLMQFMEEWGLYVQMGN; encoded by the exons CACAAATCGGCCCCCCAGGCATGACTCTGACCCCTGAGGAAAAGTCTGTTTCTATTGTCCTGACGGCTCCAGAGAAGTGGAAGAAAAATCCAGAGGACATCCCCGTGTCCATGCAACAAATATACTCCAACCTGAAGTATAATGTCTCCGTATACAATACCAAATCCAAAAGAATG TGGTTCCAGTACGTGACCAACCACACATTGGAGCTCACCTGGCTGGAGCCAGCCACTCTGTACTGTGTGCAAGTGGAGTCCTTTGTGCCAGGGCCACCTCGCCCCACTCAACCTTCGGAGAAGCAGTGTATCAATACTTTGGAAG ATCAAACATCAGCGCTAAAGGTTAAAATCATCTTCTGGTACGTTTTGCCCATATCCGTGGTCGTGTTCCTCATTTCTGTAATGGGATATTCCATTTACCGATATATCCATGTTGGCAAAGAAAAACACCCGGCAAATTTG ATTTTAATTTATGGAAATAAATTTGACAAAAGATTCTTTGTGCCTGCTGAAAAAATCATGATTAACTTCATCACCTTCAATATTCTGGATGACTCCAAAGCTCCCCAGAAGGATGTGAGTTCTGTGGAAGAGGGCAGGGATGGCTCTAGCGTTCTGGATCTGGGCTCTGGGAGGCTGCTGCAACCTCAACGGGAAGACGCAGAAGTGAAGCGCTTAGGGTATGCATCCCATGTGGCGGAACTTCTCTGCGACTCGGCAGACAGTCCCAGAGATCCTGTCCTCATCCAGCGAGAGCCACTCAGTGGAATCATACCTACAGATCAAACTGTCACCATGTGTGAAGAGGACGTGCAAAATGACACTGAGTGGGAACCTGGAGATCAGGAGGTCAGCACACAGAAGGAGGCATCCATACCAGAAACATCATTCGAGCAACAGGCCAACTCAGGCCCACAAACATTCCTGCATTCATATACCCCTCAGCTTAGAGACTTGCAGCACCTGGCACAGGCACGCAGAGACTTGGAGCAGGGGTCAGAGGAAGAACCATTGATAACCCTGGTTGACTGGGACCCTCACACTGGCCGTCTATTTATACCCTCCTTACCCAGCTTTGACCAGGAGCCCGAGGACTGGGCGCATGCTGAGTGTGCCCAGCCCATGGAGGAGAGCCTGTTATCCAGACTCATGGAGAAGCAGGCTCCCGACGACAAGCCACCCGAAGAAAGTGAAACCTATCTCATGCAGTTTATGGAGGAATGGGGGTTGTATGTACAAATGGGAAATTAA